A DNA window from Antricoccus suffuscus contains the following coding sequences:
- a CDS encoding phytoene desaturase family protein: MQSSGESFDALVIGAGAGGLFAAARLQHLGYRTLVVERLDKVGGRASTNDIDGFKVNNGAIVIETGGITEETFREVGADFDVRSPHPPLLYRIGGKEVDVTGGGWGLLLSKMTRSGAKLLKVLGAARSDSGLPEDELTTAQWVAKFTKNESVHGIFRNMCGSVFAVGSDELPARVFLTYFTRKSAFKTFGFCPEGTIGIWKSLVRAIERDGGQVWLSAEVESLSVQDGKVIGATIRRDGETVQVRCAFAVSDAGPAATVSLVGPDNLPEDYRAEVRRTDRPTAMITVNFASERRLIEAPGMVSFAKTDRLCYLANFTDICPEMAPYPWNLYVGTSVPKPSVGQFDEEAETQILMEELRREVPGFDEARILSVAVTRDGWPPQRAVAGFDLPHTTPIDNLWNVGDGVKEYANGGTTACAETAQLVVGEIQQQFAVPVH; encoded by the coding sequence ATGCAGTCGTCAGGGGAGTCGTTTGACGCGTTGGTCATCGGGGCCGGCGCGGGTGGCCTGTTTGCCGCTGCTCGCCTCCAGCACCTCGGCTATCGCACGCTAGTTGTCGAGCGGCTAGATAAGGTGGGCGGCCGTGCGTCGACGAACGACATCGACGGTTTCAAGGTCAACAACGGCGCGATCGTCATCGAGACCGGCGGCATCACCGAGGAGACGTTCCGCGAGGTCGGGGCCGACTTCGACGTACGTTCACCGCACCCACCGCTGCTGTATCGCATAGGCGGCAAGGAAGTAGACGTCACAGGTGGCGGTTGGGGACTACTGCTGTCGAAGATGACCCGTAGCGGAGCGAAGCTGCTCAAGGTGCTCGGCGCCGCGCGCAGCGACAGCGGCTTGCCGGAGGATGAGCTCACTACCGCCCAATGGGTCGCGAAGTTTACAAAGAACGAGTCGGTTCATGGAATCTTCCGCAACATGTGCGGGTCGGTCTTTGCCGTGGGATCTGACGAGCTCCCCGCGCGCGTGTTTCTGACCTACTTCACCCGCAAGAGTGCGTTCAAGACGTTCGGATTCTGCCCAGAAGGCACCATCGGCATCTGGAAGTCGCTGGTTCGTGCTATCGAGCGAGACGGCGGCCAAGTGTGGCTGTCCGCAGAGGTCGAGTCGCTGTCGGTTCAGGACGGCAAGGTCATCGGCGCGACGATTCGGCGCGACGGCGAGACCGTGCAGGTTCGCTGTGCTTTTGCAGTCAGCGATGCCGGCCCGGCGGCGACGGTCAGCCTCGTCGGTCCGGACAATCTGCCCGAGGACTACCGAGCAGAAGTGCGCCGTACGGACCGGCCGACGGCAATGATCACCGTCAACTTCGCCAGCGAGCGGCGGCTCATCGAGGCGCCGGGAATGGTCAGCTTCGCCAAGACCGATCGGCTCTGCTATCTGGCGAACTTCACCGACATCTGCCCAGAGATGGCGCCGTACCCGTGGAATCTGTATGTCGGCACGTCGGTCCCCAAGCCATCGGTGGGGCAGTTCGACGAGGAAGCCGAGACGCAGATCCTGATGGAGGAGCTACGACGCGAGGTGCCGGGCTTCGACGAAGCGCGCATTCTGTCCGTTGCGGTGACCAGGGACGGCTGGCCGCCACAACGCGCGGTCGCCGGCTTCGACCTCCCACACACAACACCGATCGACAACTTGTGGAACGTGGGAGACGGGGTCAAGGAATACGCGAACGGCGGCACCACGGCCTGTGCCGAGACCGCGCAGCTCGTGGTTGGCGAGATCCAGCAGCAGTTCGCAGTGCCGGTGCACTAA
- a CDS encoding class I adenylate-forming enzyme family protein encodes MTMQTLTESYWPADTSAPLLELTVGGLLTAQAAKTPDAVAIIGTAYGTSEARRLTYAELLGEARAIASTILGYAAPGDFVAMWAPNVIEWPIVEYAAGLAGVTLVALNPVLRERELAYALDDSKARLLIYAETSRAYDMKSVLESARPDRAYLEHVISLADLAGLPADSELPDLRSISPDAPAMLQYTSGTTGDPKGVLLRHRSLVNNAKMTMDVTEAEPGAMCLNPLPMFHTASCIISTLGPVCLGGGVVLVEQFIPDVVLDLMRDEKVSVLFFVPTVLGALIEAQRASDKPAPRLRTIMGGAATVPSVMIEAANELFGATVHNLFGQTELAPVLTAIRRTDSLQDQLTTVGRPIPQVECKITDPATGETMPLGDVGEICARGPQQMLEYYGKPDATAAAIDADGWLHMGDLGTMGERGFVTVTGRLKDMIIRGGENIAPAEVESILVRHPEVLEAVVLGLPDEKWGETVAAVIRPRGEPRADLRASLEAHCRASLSPYKVPSTWYVSDELPMTPTGKVQKFRLREVIDGGTLVALDRD; translated from the coding sequence ATGACGATGCAGACACTCACCGAGTCCTACTGGCCAGCCGACACGTCGGCTCCGCTTCTTGAGCTCACCGTTGGTGGACTGCTCACCGCGCAGGCTGCCAAAACCCCTGATGCAGTGGCGATCATCGGTACGGCGTACGGCACGAGTGAGGCTCGTAGGCTGACCTACGCCGAGCTGCTTGGCGAAGCTCGTGCGATCGCATCGACGATCCTCGGGTACGCCGCACCGGGGGACTTCGTCGCCATGTGGGCGCCGAACGTCATTGAGTGGCCGATCGTGGAATACGCCGCGGGCCTCGCGGGAGTCACCCTCGTGGCCCTCAACCCGGTCCTGCGTGAGCGCGAGCTGGCTTACGCGCTGGACGACTCCAAGGCGAGACTGCTGATATATGCCGAAACGTCGCGCGCCTACGACATGAAGAGCGTGCTGGAGAGCGCGCGTCCCGATCGCGCCTACCTTGAGCATGTCATCAGCCTGGCCGATCTTGCCGGTCTGCCTGCGGACTCCGAATTGCCCGATCTGAGGTCGATCAGCCCCGACGCGCCCGCCATGTTGCAATACACGTCCGGCACCACTGGTGACCCGAAAGGTGTCCTGCTGCGGCACCGCTCGCTGGTCAACAATGCCAAGATGACCATGGACGTCACCGAGGCCGAACCCGGCGCGATGTGCCTCAACCCGTTGCCGATGTTCCACACCGCCTCCTGCATTATCAGCACTCTTGGGCCGGTGTGCTTGGGCGGCGGCGTCGTACTCGTGGAGCAGTTCATCCCCGACGTCGTTTTGGACCTGATGCGGGACGAGAAAGTGAGTGTCCTGTTCTTCGTCCCGACGGTGCTCGGCGCGCTCATTGAAGCCCAGCGGGCGTCGGACAAGCCCGCTCCGAGGCTGCGCACGATCATGGGTGGCGCGGCCACGGTGCCGAGCGTCATGATTGAGGCGGCCAATGAGCTGTTCGGCGCGACCGTGCACAACCTGTTCGGCCAGACCGAGCTGGCGCCGGTGTTGACCGCGATCCGGCGTACCGACTCGTTGCAGGACCAGCTGACGACCGTCGGACGGCCGATCCCGCAGGTCGAGTGCAAGATCACCGACCCCGCGACGGGGGAGACCATGCCGCTTGGCGACGTGGGCGAGATCTGTGCACGCGGCCCGCAGCAGATGCTCGAGTACTACGGCAAACCAGACGCCACGGCCGCAGCCATCGACGCCGACGGCTGGCTGCATATGGGTGACCTTGGCACTATGGGTGAGCGTGGTTTCGTGACCGTGACGGGGCGGTTGAAAGACATGATCATCCGTGGTGGCGAGAACATCGCACCGGCCGAAGTCGAGTCGATCCTGGTCCGTCACCCGGAGGTGTTGGAGGCCGTCGTGCTCGGCCTGCCGGACGAGAAGTGGGGCGAGACCGTGGCCGCGGTCATCAGGCCGCGCGGCGAACCGCGGGCCGATCTTCGGGCTTCGCTGGAAGCGCACTGTCGTGCCAGCTTGTCGCCGTACAAGGTGCCGTCGACCTGGTACGTCAGCGACGAGCTGCCGATGACGCCGACCGGTAAGGTGCAGAAGTTCCGGCTGCGTGAAGTGATCGACGGCGGCACGCTCGTCGCTCTAGACCGCGACTGA
- a CDS encoding globin domain-containing protein has product MDKELLETSLGLVDEAEDGLTTRFYEILFERYPSVRPMFSTDTAPQAKMLREAIIAVLDHLDDSAWLSNTLGALGAKHASFGVTAPMYDAVAECMIAAMEEIGGAQWTSAMTSAWLEALGAVASLMMAGATEESVAV; this is encoded by the coding sequence ATGGATAAAGAACTTTTAGAGACCAGCCTCGGGCTGGTTGACGAGGCAGAAGACGGGCTCACGACTCGCTTTTACGAGATCCTGTTCGAGCGCTACCCATCGGTCCGCCCGATGTTTAGCACCGACACAGCGCCACAAGCGAAGATGCTGCGCGAAGCGATCATCGCGGTGCTCGATCATCTCGACGACTCCGCGTGGCTGAGTAACACGCTAGGTGCTCTCGGCGCGAAGCACGCGTCGTTCGGCGTCACGGCGCCAATGTACGACGCCGTCGCAGAGTGCATGATCGCCGCCATGGAAGAGATCGGCGGCGCTCAGTGGACATCGGCGATGACCTCGGCCTGGTTGGAAGCACTGGGCGCGGTCGCGTCGCTGATGATGGCCGGTGCCACCGAGGAGTCAGTCGCGGTCTAG
- a CDS encoding LLM class flavin-dependent oxidoreductase, translating to MLTGRFGIDIPQGGTTPGAGQQLVRFTSEAERRGFTSLWVTDPQAPGALSPLETLSVAAVSTSSASLGVAVLITPLRSPIHLARELATVDRLSDGRLIAGVGIGNDRAAPARHGLTVNRRVTEFERGIVLLRELLEQQTASSDGPWNLDQERRPLEPVQRPGPPIWFGARTPPALERTARLGDGFIGAGSMSTRDFETALDLLRPHIEERPDFPIAKRVYLHVGAKTNATWSAIRDWFGSHYGNPNLAEKVALCAEPGEVIDALTHLLGLGVQHLVLSPVLDDYDQMVALSESVLPHVTAS from the coding sequence ATGCTGACCGGTCGTTTCGGAATCGACATCCCGCAGGGAGGTACGACGCCCGGCGCCGGCCAGCAGCTCGTGCGGTTCACCTCCGAGGCTGAACGCCGCGGATTCACCAGCCTGTGGGTCACCGACCCGCAGGCGCCCGGCGCGCTCAGCCCGCTCGAGACGCTGTCGGTGGCCGCTGTGTCGACCTCCTCGGCGTCACTGGGAGTCGCCGTACTCATCACGCCGTTGCGATCCCCGATCCACCTCGCGCGTGAACTCGCGACGGTCGACCGGCTCAGCGACGGCCGGCTGATCGCCGGTGTGGGAATCGGCAACGACCGTGCCGCGCCTGCCCGGCACGGCCTCACGGTCAACCGCCGAGTGACCGAGTTCGAGCGCGGGATCGTCCTGTTGCGCGAACTTCTCGAGCAGCAGACCGCCTCGTCGGATGGGCCGTGGAACCTCGACCAGGAGCGGCGCCCGCTCGAGCCGGTGCAACGCCCCGGTCCGCCGATCTGGTTCGGCGCCCGTACGCCGCCGGCCTTGGAGCGGACCGCGCGACTGGGCGACGGCTTCATCGGGGCCGGGTCGATGTCGACCAGAGACTTCGAGACGGCGCTGGACCTGCTGCGCCCGCACATCGAGGAGCGACCGGACTTCCCGATCGCGAAACGGGTTTATCTGCACGTAGGGGCGAAGACCAACGCCACCTGGTCGGCCATCCGCGACTGGTTTGGCTCGCACTACGGCAATCCGAACCTCGCCGAGAAGGTCGCATTGTGCGCCGAACCGGGCGAGGTCATCGACGCGCTGACGCACCTGCTGGGCCTCGGCGTACAGCATCTCGTGCTCAGCCCCGTCCTCGACGACTACGACCAGATGGTCGCGCTCAGTGAGAGCGTCTTACCTCACGTCACCGCGTCCTGA
- the ppdK gene encoding pyruvate, phosphate dikinase, whose amino-acid sequence MNDNKFVYDMSEGDASMKALLGGKGANVAEMLRIGVPVPDGFTVTTEACIETTNRDGNWPEALWGQIQEGLARLEERTGRKLGAADRPLLVSVRSGAVVSMPGMMDTILNLGISDQSVEALGAEAGNPRFAWDSYRRFIQMYGEVVESVPGHVYEDALTQMKSSRGVSQDTELTTEDLKELVVTFKRLSSEQIGQELPTDPVEQLRRSVDAVFRSWLNPRAGVYRRANNIPDDLGTAVNVMQMVFGNRGDTSGTGVCFTRNPSTGEKELYGEFLVNAQGEDVVAGIRTPKRLEEMEAVLPDAYHELLATMTRLEDHYSDMQDIEFTIEEKKLYLLQTRNGKRTAAAAMRVATDLVDEGKIDKSEALRRIEPAQLDQLLHPAIDASAKGKPLTVGLNASPGAAVGAIVFDADTAEAKGKAGEDVVLVRWETTPDDIAGVIASQGVLTAHGGMTSHAAVVARGMGKPCVAGASGIRLDPHAKSLTIGDKVLQEGDIITLDGSTGEVFDGALPLVPPQVNADFEKIVEWADEVRRLGVRANADTGEDARKAREFGAEGIGLCRTEHMFMDSSRLPAVRKMILADDEDARELALAEILPMQQADFEEIFRAMSGLPVTIRLLDPPLHEFLPPLLDQALTVQRLELTGASEEEVAKADGLLSRVKKLTETNPMLGTRGVRLALLYPEIPEMQVRAIARAALKVAEEGGDPKVEIMIPLVAFSTELERTRDIVDETMTDEFNRAGKSLPYTVGTMIELPRAAVRADHIAEHADFFSFGTNDLTQTSLGISRDDAEGKFLAAYVDEQLVPANPFASIDVDGVGELVRMGVEKGRSVKPELKTGVCGEHGGDPASIALFESIGLDYVSCSPYRVPIARFAAARAVLGDK is encoded by the coding sequence GTGAACGACAACAAGTTTGTGTACGACATGTCCGAAGGCGACGCCTCTATGAAGGCGTTACTCGGTGGCAAGGGCGCAAACGTCGCCGAGATGTTAAGAATCGGCGTACCGGTCCCCGATGGTTTCACCGTGACGACTGAGGCGTGCATCGAGACGACCAACCGGGACGGCAACTGGCCGGAGGCATTGTGGGGGCAGATTCAAGAGGGTCTCGCTCGCCTCGAAGAGCGCACCGGGCGCAAACTCGGCGCCGCTGATCGACCGCTCCTGGTGTCCGTGCGCTCCGGTGCCGTCGTCTCGATGCCCGGGATGATGGACACGATCCTCAACCTCGGCATCAGCGACCAGTCCGTTGAAGCGCTCGGTGCCGAAGCGGGCAACCCGCGCTTCGCCTGGGACTCCTACCGCCGGTTCATCCAGATGTACGGCGAGGTCGTCGAGTCGGTTCCCGGCCATGTCTATGAAGACGCGCTGACTCAGATGAAGTCCTCGCGCGGCGTCAGCCAGGACACCGAGCTGACCACCGAAGACCTCAAAGAGCTCGTTGTGACGTTTAAGCGGCTCTCCAGCGAGCAGATCGGTCAGGAGCTGCCGACCGACCCCGTCGAGCAGTTGCGCCGCAGCGTTGACGCGGTGTTCCGTTCGTGGCTCAACCCTCGCGCCGGCGTCTACCGGCGCGCCAACAACATCCCCGACGACCTCGGCACCGCGGTCAACGTGATGCAGATGGTGTTCGGTAACCGCGGCGACACCTCGGGCACCGGCGTGTGTTTCACCCGCAACCCGTCGACCGGCGAAAAGGAGCTGTACGGCGAGTTTCTGGTCAACGCTCAGGGTGAGGACGTCGTGGCCGGCATCCGTACGCCGAAGCGCCTTGAGGAGATGGAAGCGGTCCTGCCGGACGCTTATCACGAGCTGCTCGCCACCATGACTCGGCTTGAAGATCACTACAGCGATATGCAGGACATCGAGTTCACGATTGAGGAGAAGAAGCTCTATCTCCTCCAGACCCGAAACGGCAAGCGCACCGCGGCCGCCGCAATGCGCGTCGCGACCGACCTCGTCGACGAGGGCAAGATCGACAAGTCCGAGGCGTTGCGGCGGATCGAACCCGCCCAGCTCGACCAGCTGCTGCACCCCGCGATCGACGCATCCGCGAAGGGCAAGCCGCTCACGGTTGGCCTCAATGCCTCCCCTGGCGCGGCCGTTGGCGCGATCGTGTTCGACGCCGATACCGCTGAGGCCAAAGGAAAGGCCGGCGAGGACGTCGTACTCGTGCGGTGGGAGACGACCCCCGATGACATTGCGGGCGTTATCGCTTCGCAGGGTGTGCTGACCGCGCACGGCGGTATGACCTCGCACGCGGCCGTCGTCGCGCGCGGCATGGGCAAGCCTTGTGTCGCCGGCGCGTCCGGGATCCGGCTCGACCCGCATGCGAAGTCGCTCACGATCGGCGACAAGGTCCTACAAGAAGGCGACATCATCACGCTGGACGGTTCCACCGGCGAGGTCTTCGACGGCGCGCTCCCGCTCGTACCGCCGCAGGTCAACGCGGACTTCGAGAAGATCGTCGAGTGGGCCGACGAGGTACGGCGGCTCGGCGTACGCGCCAACGCCGACACCGGCGAGGACGCCCGCAAGGCTCGCGAGTTCGGCGCCGAAGGTATCGGCCTGTGCCGCACCGAGCACATGTTCATGGACAGCTCCCGGCTGCCCGCCGTGCGCAAGATGATCCTGGCCGACGACGAAGACGCCCGCGAGCTTGCACTCGCCGAGATTCTGCCGATGCAGCAAGCAGATTTCGAGGAGATCTTCCGCGCGATGAGCGGCCTGCCGGTCACGATCCGGCTGCTCGACCCGCCGCTGCACGAGTTCCTGCCGCCGCTGCTCGACCAGGCCCTCACCGTCCAGCGGCTGGAGCTCACCGGCGCGAGCGAGGAAGAGGTCGCCAAGGCCGACGGCCTGCTCAGCCGCGTCAAGAAACTGACCGAGACCAACCCGATGCTCGGCACCCGCGGGGTTCGGCTGGCACTGCTCTACCCGGAAATCCCCGAGATGCAGGTCCGCGCAATCGCGCGGGCGGCGCTGAAGGTCGCCGAGGAGGGTGGTGACCCCAAGGTCGAGATCATGATTCCGCTCGTCGCGTTCTCCACCGAACTCGAACGCACCCGCGACATCGTCGACGAGACAATGACCGACGAGTTCAACCGGGCCGGCAAGTCGCTCCCCTACACCGTCGGCACGATGATCGAGCTGCCGCGCGCCGCCGTCCGCGCCGACCACATTGCCGAGCACGCCGATTTCTTCAGCTTCGGCACCAACGACCTGACGCAGACCTCGCTGGGTATCTCCCGCGACGACGCCGAAGGCAAGTTCCTCGCCGCGTACGTCGACGAGCAGCTCGTGCCCGCCAACCCGTTTGCCTCGATCGATGTCGACGGCGTCGGCGAGCTGGTCCGCATGGGCGTCGAGAAGGGACGCAGCGTTAAACCAGAGCTCAAGACCGGTGTCTGCGGCGAGCACGGCGGCGATCCCGCCTCTATCGCGCTGTTCGAGAGCATCGGCCTGGACTACGTCTCCTGCTCGCCATACCGCGTGCCGATCGCTCGGTTCGCCGCAGCCCGCGCCGTACTCGGCGACAAGTAG
- a CDS encoding pyruvate, water dikinase regulatory protein, with the protein MPIPELPEGPPAEPIEVHVIADSTGDTGARVARAAVAQFATHPVRIIRHPRITTTAGLHMAMEHIKNGKGHGVVAFVTLVDNDLRALVGELCDEMDVPFCDLIGPALIALEQASGDLAARVPNRPVGIDADYFKRISAMEFAVKHDDGQMPDGLTEADIVLVGASRTGKTPLSMYLGYLGYRTANVPLVPGIAPPGQLYAVDRWKIVGLTIDPSRLATIRGRRVRTLGTTRGIDGYAELNRIYDELEAIGTIHRRLGCPVVDTTSLALEESAGRVIDLMNDRARAALGEQKP; encoded by the coding sequence ATGCCGATTCCGGAGCTACCAGAAGGGCCGCCCGCGGAGCCCATCGAAGTCCATGTCATCGCGGACTCGACCGGTGATACCGGAGCGCGAGTCGCCCGCGCGGCGGTCGCACAGTTTGCCACGCATCCGGTGCGAATCATCCGCCACCCGCGCATCACCACGACCGCGGGCCTGCACATGGCGATGGAGCACATCAAAAATGGCAAAGGGCACGGCGTCGTCGCGTTTGTGACACTCGTCGACAACGATCTGCGTGCCTTGGTCGGCGAACTGTGCGATGAGATGGACGTGCCGTTTTGCGACTTGATCGGCCCGGCCCTGATTGCGCTCGAACAGGCCAGTGGGGACTTGGCGGCGCGGGTGCCCAATCGGCCGGTCGGGATTGACGCGGACTATTTCAAGCGCATCTCCGCCATGGAGTTCGCCGTCAAGCACGATGACGGCCAGATGCCGGACGGGCTCACCGAGGCGGACATCGTGCTCGTTGGCGCGTCCCGTACGGGCAAGACTCCACTGTCTATGTATCTGGGCTATCTCGGCTACCGCACCGCGAACGTCCCGCTCGTGCCGGGAATCGCACCACCGGGCCAGCTCTACGCAGTCGACCGCTGGAAGATCGTCGGTCTCACCATCGACCCGTCGCGGCTCGCCACAATCCGCGGACGCCGGGTACGCACGCTCGGCACCACCCGCGGAATCGATGGGTACGCCGAGCTCAACCGGATCTACGACGAGCTCGAGGCGATCGGCACGATCCACCGCCGGCTGGGCTGTCCGGTCGTCGACACGACCTCGCTCGCGCTCGAAGAGTCCGCCGGCCGGGTGATCGACCTGATGAACGATCGCGCACGAGCCGCGCTGGGCGAACAAAAGCCGTAA
- a CDS encoding M50 family metallopeptidase, which produces MWHEIWTRLQPADVSRVGTTPVLVALGVAVLVVAITPIWRVVRIAVTVVHELGHAAVGVILGRRFTGFVLRPDMSGETVTVGKSHGPALVCSTWAGYPAPAVVGTALVFAAERGWAAPVLGAIGVVLVCTLVMVRSVYTAVVIVLAAVAAGALWWWGSAQLQLVVTFALGVILLLGAWRHVGAVAGRRTRGGTSDSGVLARLTPLPALAWIGTFYLVAAAGTALVGLQLWSLLAH; this is translated from the coding sequence GTGTGGCATGAGATCTGGACGCGGCTACAGCCCGCGGACGTATCTAGAGTCGGTACGACGCCGGTCCTGGTGGCGCTGGGTGTCGCCGTACTCGTCGTGGCGATCACCCCAATCTGGCGGGTGGTGCGGATCGCGGTCACCGTCGTACACGAGCTAGGGCACGCCGCCGTCGGCGTCATCCTGGGGCGCCGGTTCACCGGGTTCGTCCTCCGGCCGGACATGTCCGGCGAAACCGTCACGGTCGGCAAGAGCCACGGGCCCGCGTTGGTGTGTTCAACATGGGCCGGTTACCCGGCGCCGGCGGTCGTCGGTACGGCGCTGGTCTTTGCGGCCGAACGCGGCTGGGCGGCCCCCGTGCTGGGCGCGATCGGTGTGGTCCTCGTCTGCACGCTGGTCATGGTTCGTTCGGTGTATACCGCGGTCGTGATTGTGCTGGCCGCGGTCGCCGCCGGCGCATTGTGGTGGTGGGGTAGCGCCCAGTTGCAGTTGGTGGTGACGTTCGCATTGGGCGTGATACTGCTGTTGGGTGCATGGCGGCACGTCGGTGCCGTGGCCGGTCGGCGTACCCGTGGCGGTACGTCGGACTCCGGTGTTTTGGCCCGCCTGACCCCGCTGCCGGCGCTGGCCTGGATCGGCACGTTCTATCTGGTGGCCGCAGCGGGCACGGCGCTCGTTGGTCTTCAACTGTGGTCTCTACTCGCTCATTGA
- a CDS encoding lipoate--protein ligase family protein, translating into MRRGEYKVRGGKLVAAEVDVVDGVISGVNISGDFFLEPDEALDRINAALVGTPETASVVHMSELIAAAIGTADMIGFGPESVAIAVRRALGFATGWADHNFEIVHPGPVSPVLNVALDQVLVEAIAAGTRGPTLRFWEWSGNTIVIGSFQSLRNEVDVAAAEEMDISVVRRISGGGAMFMEPGNCITYSLYVPASLVEGLSFEQSYAFLDDWVLGGLRELGIEATYKPLNDITSPMGKIGGAAQKRIVGGGVLHHVTMSYDIDADKMLKVLRIGREKLSDKGTKSANKRVDPLRSQTGMTRADIIESLKDHFRARYDTTDGQITPEEWARADELVASKFSTPEWIGRVP; encoded by the coding sequence GTGAGACGAGGCGAATACAAGGTCAGGGGCGGCAAGCTGGTAGCCGCGGAGGTCGATGTAGTCGACGGCGTGATCAGCGGCGTCAACATCAGCGGAGACTTCTTCCTCGAGCCCGACGAAGCCCTCGACAGGATCAACGCCGCACTCGTCGGTACGCCGGAAACAGCCTCCGTCGTGCATATGAGCGAGCTCATCGCGGCCGCCATCGGGACGGCCGACATGATCGGGTTCGGCCCGGAGTCCGTGGCGATCGCCGTACGCCGCGCGCTCGGATTTGCCACCGGCTGGGCGGATCACAACTTCGAGATCGTGCATCCGGGACCGGTGTCCCCGGTGCTCAACGTCGCGCTCGATCAGGTCCTCGTTGAGGCGATCGCCGCCGGCACCCGAGGCCCGACACTGCGGTTTTGGGAGTGGAGCGGCAACACCATCGTCATCGGCTCGTTCCAGTCACTGCGCAACGAGGTCGACGTGGCCGCTGCCGAAGAGATGGACATCAGCGTCGTACGCCGAATCTCCGGTGGTGGTGCGATGTTTATGGAGCCGGGTAACTGCATCACCTACTCCTTGTATGTGCCCGCATCGCTCGTCGAAGGGCTCAGCTTCGAGCAGTCCTACGCTTTTCTCGACGACTGGGTGCTGGGCGGGCTGCGGGAACTGGGTATCGAGGCGACGTACAAGCCGCTCAACGACATCACCTCGCCGATGGGCAAGATCGGCGGCGCGGCGCAGAAGCGGATCGTGGGTGGCGGGGTGCTCCACCACGTCACGATGTCCTACGACATTGACGCCGACAAGATGCTCAAGGTGCTGCGCATTGGCCGCGAGAAGCTCTCCGACAAAGGCACGAAATCGGCTAACAAACGTGTCGATCCGTTGCGCAGCCAGACCGGCATGACCCGTGCGGACATCATCGAGTCGCTCAAGGACCACTTCCGGGCGCGCTATGACACGACCGACGGCCAGATCACGCCGGAGGAGTGGGCGCGAGCCGACGAGCTCGTCGCGAGCAAGTTCAGCACCCCCGAATGGATCGGCCGCGTTCCGTGA
- a CDS encoding rhodanese-related sulfurtransferase: MTERRTKDGKVIMPKIVLYYCFTPIADPDAVRLWQKELCERFELTGRILISAHGINGTVGGAMADVKQYVRRTKEFAPFRDIDFKWSTGTGRDFPRLSVKVRDEIVTFGVPGEIKVDANGVVGGGTHLSPTEVHQLVQARGDDVVFFDGRNALEAEIGRFKGAVVPDAATTKDFIGELESGKYDHLKGKPVVTYCTGGIRCEVLSTLMVNRGFGEVYQIDGGIVRYGEKYGDDGLWEGSLFVFDKRMSVDFSDHTAIVGHCANCGASTKDFLDCEALGCKALEVMCAKCVDAAPYCTTHRVGTIESDQRVKSL, from the coding sequence GTGACCGAACGTCGCACCAAGGACGGCAAGGTCATCATGCCGAAGATCGTCCTCTACTACTGCTTTACGCCGATCGCCGATCCAGACGCGGTCCGGCTGTGGCAGAAGGAGCTGTGCGAGCGGTTCGAGCTGACCGGCCGGATCCTCATCTCCGCGCACGGCATCAACGGCACGGTTGGTGGCGCGATGGCCGATGTCAAGCAATATGTACGTCGTACCAAGGAGTTCGCGCCGTTTCGCGACATCGACTTCAAGTGGAGCACGGGCACCGGGCGCGACTTTCCTCGGCTCAGCGTCAAGGTGCGCGATGAGATCGTCACCTTCGGCGTACCGGGAGAGATCAAGGTTGACGCGAACGGCGTCGTCGGGGGCGGTACTCATCTGAGTCCTACCGAGGTGCACCAATTGGTGCAGGCTCGTGGTGACGATGTCGTGTTCTTTGACGGTCGCAACGCACTCGAAGCCGAGATCGGCCGGTTCAAGGGCGCCGTCGTACCGGATGCGGCGACAACGAAGGACTTCATCGGCGAGCTCGAGAGCGGCAAGTACGACCACCTCAAAGGCAAACCGGTCGTTACCTACTGCACCGGTGGCATCCGTTGCGAGGTCCTCAGCACGCTGATGGTCAACAGGGGCTTCGGCGAGGTCTATCAAATCGACGGCGGCATCGTGCGGTACGGCGAGAAGTACGGCGATGACGGCCTCTGGGAGGGCTCGCTGTTCGTTTTCGACAAGAGGATGAGTGTCGACTTCTCCGATCACACAGCGATTGTCGGCCACTGCGCGAACTGCGGGGCGAGCACGAAAGACTTCCTCGACTGCGAGGCGCTCGGCTGCAAAGCGCTTGAAGTGATGTGCGCCAAGTGCGTCGATGCGGCGCCATATTGCACGACGCACCGCGTGGGAACTATAGAAAGTGACCAGCGCGTTAAGTCTCTGTGA